A window from Exiguobacterium marinum DSM 16307 encodes these proteins:
- a CDS encoding TrmH family RNA methyltransferase, with protein MGWRQTTSALTKEEQIELKEELLQKGVLLKEDLPLYEMLMPDRIKRMYEVLNIRTNHITILTEGVDDPHNQSAVLRSADAFGVQTLHVVEGRAKFKPNSIIAKSADRWVDVVEHGSIEEAIDSLKEGGYQVYATALSEEAIPLEEVDVSKPTVLLFGNEHSGVSEAALKQADGNFVIPMQGYVQSLNISVAAAISLYDVTTRSRHIVTDGYELPVEDQARIFKDWMVKSLPKRSLGLYKQKGVTAFERETGNSE; from the coding sequence ATGGGATGGAGACAGACTACATCTGCTTTGACGAAAGAGGAGCAGATTGAATTAAAAGAAGAGTTGCTACAGAAAGGTGTCTTATTGAAAGAGGATCTTCCTCTCTATGAGATGCTCATGCCGGACCGAATCAAACGGATGTATGAAGTATTAAATATACGAACGAACCATATCACGATTTTAACGGAAGGTGTGGACGATCCACACAACCAATCTGCCGTCTTACGTTCGGCCGATGCGTTCGGGGTACAGACATTACACGTGGTCGAAGGGCGAGCGAAGTTTAAACCGAACTCGATCATCGCCAAGAGCGCAGATCGCTGGGTGGACGTCGTAGAGCATGGCTCCATTGAAGAAGCGATTGACTCCTTAAAAGAAGGCGGCTATCAAGTGTATGCGACGGCATTAAGTGAGGAAGCAATCCCACTCGAAGAAGTCGATGTGTCGAAGCCAACCGTTCTTCTATTCGGGAATGAACATAGTGGTGTGTCGGAAGCGGCACTGAAGCAGGCGGACGGGAACTTTGTCATTCCGATGCAAGGGTACGTACAAAGCTTGAACATCTCCGTGGCGGCTGCGATCTCCTTGTATGATGTCACGACACGGTCTCGTCATATCGTGACGGATGGCTATGAACTGCCTGTCGAGGATCAAGCACGCATCTTTAAAGACTGGATGGTCAAGAGTCTACCGAAACGTTCGCTCGGACTATATAAACAAAAAGGCGTCA